From one Phoenix dactylifera cultivar Barhee BC4 unplaced genomic scaffold, palm_55x_up_171113_PBpolish2nd_filt_p 000708F, whole genome shotgun sequence genomic stretch:
- the LOC120106962 gene encoding uncharacterized protein LOC120106962, producing the protein MRNRENEVLANIAARRRGARGRGVARKPAEQTPNPAATQADFAGASQVMTQLLQMQQQMQQQMQQQMQQQMQMQQQVQQQMQMQMQQQVQATVQPAQSIESYYERFRRLNPPMFDGGADPLVAETWIREVEKMFKALQYLEEVKVRLAIPMLKGNAEFWWTAIEAALEGEDELPTWEEFKKMFYDQYFSESIRISKENEFLSLRQTNDMTVLEYANKFTKLGRFCPQMIEIERSKANRFEQGLRDEIRSRLSVLIFTSYGEALERALKVEADLKKSGKKRDEQKRAETSRNLMNRPRNFEGPPNKKKKFKACYYCDKMHSGPCLKRMGACFICGQPGHIARDCPNKKKVESGPSRPTDQMQRGAARVYALTRQDASASDRVVAGMIPINSVDASVLFDSGATHSFISSKFSASLHLMPDKLDEPLLVATPLKKTVVVDSVHKNCIIQIEDRKFLADLVLLDMYDFDVILGMNWLSEYHAHIDCFGKRVVFQIPGEQEIFYQGDAPTKNPSLHIISAMSVRKALRKGCQAYLACVVDTTKETRLEDIPIVREYPEVFS; encoded by the coding sequence ATGAGGAACAGAGAGAATGAAGTCTTGGCAAATATTGCAGCTCGGAGGAGAGGAGCAAGAGGGAGAGGAGTTGCCAGGAAGCCAGCCGAGCAAACTCCTAACCCAGCTGCCACCCAGGCTGATTTTGCAGGAGCAAGTCAGGTGATGACTCAGCTCCTTCAGATGCAGCAGCAAATGCAGCAACAGATGCAGCAGCAGATGCAACAGCAGATGCAGATGCAGCAGCAGGTGCAGCAGCAGATGCAGATGCAGATGCAGCAGCAGGTGCAGGCCACTGTCCAACCTGCACAGTCCATTGAGTCCTACTATGAGCGATTCCGTAGGCTCAACCCACCTATGTTTGATGGTGGAGCTGACCCTCTGGTTGCTGAGACCTGGATTCGGGAGGTAGAGAAGATGTTCAAAGCCTTGCAATATCTCGAAGAAGTAAAGGTCAGATTGGCTATCCCTATGCTGAAGGGGAATGCAGAGTTCTGGTGGACGGCTATTGAAGCTGCACTCGAGGGTGAGGATGAGCTACCGACATGGGAGGAATTCAAGAAGATGTTTTATGACCAGTATTTTTCTGAGTCAATCAGAATATCTAAAGAAAATGAATTCTTATCTCTGAGGCAGACAAATGATATGACTGTGCTAGAATATGCCAACAAATTTACTAAGCTGGGTCGGTTCTGCCCTCAGATGATAGAGATTGAGAGAAGCAAGGCTAATAGATTTGAGCAAGGCTTGAGGGACGAAATTCGATCCCGGTTGTCAGTTCTGATTTTTACCAGCTACGGAGAGGCCCTGGAGAGAGCACTGAAGGTAGAAGCCGATCTGAAGAAATCAGGGAAGAAAAGAGATGAGCAGAAAAGGGCCGAGACGTCAAGGAATCTAATGAACCGACCAAGAAACTTTGAAGGCCCTcctaacaagaagaagaaatttaagGCTTGTTATTACTGTGACAAAATGCATTCTGGTCCTTGCTTGAAGAGGATGGGAGCCTGTTTTATATGTGGGCAGCCAGGACACATAGCCAGAGATTGCCCGAACAAAAAGAAAGTTGAATCTGGACCTTCTAGACCAACTGATCAGATGCAGAGAGGAGCTGCACGGGTGTACGCACTAACACGACAGGATGCTAGTGCCAGTGACAGAGTTGTGGCAGGTATGATTCCCATCAACTCTGTTGATGCTTCAGTACTATTTGATTCTGGCGCTACACATTCCTTTATATCCTCCAAGTTCTCTGCATCCTTGCATCTTATGCCTGATAAGTTAGATGAGCCTTTACTTGTTGCTACCCCTCTCAAGAAGACAGTAGTGGTGGATTCTGTTCATAAAAACTGCATAATTCAGATAGAGGACAGAAAATTTTTGGCTGACTTAGTACTGTTAGACATGTATGATTTTGATGTCATCCTTGGTATGAATTGGCTGTCTGAATATCATGCTCACATTGATTGCTTTGGCAAGAGGGTAGTGTTTCAGATACCTGGTGAACAGGAAATCTTctatcagggtgatgcacccacTAAGAATCCCTCTTTGCACATTATCTCTGCAATGAGTGTAAGGAAGGCCCTCAGAAAGGGGTGTCAGGCTTACCTAGCTTGTGTGGTAgacactacaaaagaaacaaGGCTAGAGGATATCCCTATTGTGAGAGAGTATCCAGAAGTATTTTCCTGA